In Anaerolineales bacterium, one DNA window encodes the following:
- a CDS encoding DUF6398 domain-containing protein, with product MKTNSLKVPESMQALYDEITSINNAFCKEYLNEEYAEMARKMAATLARKRPSPLVNGRANSWAAGILYTLGQVNFLFDKSQTPHMRADELCKKIGVSQQTASGRAQKIRDMLDIFQMHPDWTLPSRVDNNPMIWILKVNGYMVDIRSMPREVQEIAFEKGLIPYIPANRDDISDAEEQ from the coding sequence ATGAAAACCAACTCTCTGAAAGTCCCAGAATCCATGCAGGCATTGTATGATGAAATCACTTCCATCAACAACGCATTTTGCAAGGAATATCTCAATGAGGAATATGCAGAGATGGCACGCAAGATGGCGGCGACTCTGGCGCGCAAGCGCCCGTCTCCTTTAGTTAATGGACGTGCTAACTCATGGGCTGCTGGTATTTTGTACACACTTGGTCAGGTCAATTTTCTGTTTGATAAATCTCAGACCCCGCACATGCGCGCCGATGAACTCTGCAAAAAAATTGGAGTCTCCCAGCAGACTGCCAGCGGGCGGGCGCAAAAAATCCGCGACATGCTCGATATTTTCCAAATGCACCCCGATTGGACATTGCCCAGCCGCGTGGATAACAACCCCATGATTTGGATACTGAAAGTCAATGGCTATATGGTGGATATTCGTAGTATGCCGCGCGAAGTACAAGAGATTGCGTTTGAAAAGGGGTTAATACCATACATCCCTGCGAATCGGGATGATATATCTGACGCAGAGGAACAATAG
- a CDS encoding gamma-glutamylcyclotransferase family protein, protein MQRSKPYFAYGSNMKIDRITADERAPSARKIGRAKMLDKKLVFNKISTDGSGKGNIIVSPSNSVWGVLFEINEREIQNLDRAEGGYYKQDITVIDEDGNSTDAFTYISSKTDDNLKPYDWYLELIIEGADECDLPKEYIDDLRKFESKPDTRKKK, encoded by the coding sequence ATGCAAAGGAGTAAGCCTTATTTTGCTTATGGTTCAAATATGAAAATTGACAGAATTACAGCCGATGAGCGAGCTCCTTCGGCAAGAAAAATAGGTCGAGCGAAGATGCTAGACAAAAAACTGGTGTTTAATAAGATTAGCACTGACGGCTCTGGAAAAGGAAATATTATTGTTTCTCCGTCAAATTCGGTTTGGGGAGTATTATTTGAAATTAACGAAAGAGAAATTCAGAACCTTGATCGTGCTGAGGGAGGATACTATAAACAAGATATTACAGTTATTGACGAGGACGGAAATTCAACAGACGCGTTTACATATATCTCTTCAAAAACAGATGATAATTTAAAGCCCTACGATTGGTATTTGGAGCTAATTATTGAAGGTGCTGATGAATGTGATTTGCCAAAAGAATATATTGATGATTTAAGAAAGTTTGAATCCAAGCCTGACACCCGAAAAAAGAAGTAA
- a CDS encoding transposase: protein MPKRKRLSALQKAQIVLEVIREDKSVAQIATENSVHPNQIHKWKRQALEDFAQLFEDDRKGERAREAEHEKQINELYAEIGRLSAQLSWLKKKSGFKFE, encoded by the coding sequence ATGCCCAAAAGAAAACGCCTATCAGCTCTTCAAAAGGCACAAATCGTCTTGGAAGTCATCCGAGAAGACAAAAGTGTGGCACAGATCGCGACCGAAAACAGCGTTCATCCGAACCAAATCCACAAATGGAAAAGACAAGCGCTGGAAGACTTTGCCCAACTCTTTGAGGATGATCGCAAAGGCGAACGCGCTCGTGAAGCCGAACATGAAAAACAGATCAACGAACTGTATGCCGAGATTGGGCGATTGAGCGCTCAATTATCATGGCTGAAAAAAAAATCTGGCTTCAAATTTGAGTAG
- a CDS encoding IS3 family transposase — protein sequence MLEKDNPEMPLKTQADLLGISYSSLFYEPVPPSARELAIKRRIDEIYTACPFYGSRKIAVQLHPEFGVSRPTVQAYMREMGIFALVPGPHTSTPAPQHQIYPYLLRNVTAARPNHIWGIDITYIRLQHGWLYLTAVLDWYSRYVLSWALSQTLEMEFVLTAVDNALFQAKPEIWNSDQGSHFTSPKYLERLQREEIKISMDGRGRAVDNIFTERLWRTIKYEEVYLHEYASPKEAHRQLANYIRFYNFQRPHQALDYLTPAQVHGACKPHALAVDSTLTNHSTLN from the coding sequence ATGTTGGAAAAAGACAACCCAGAAATGCCGCTGAAAACACAGGCAGATCTACTTGGGATCAGTTACTCAAGTCTGTTCTATGAGCCTGTGCCGCCTTCCGCGCGAGAGTTGGCAATCAAACGGCGCATCGATGAAATCTACACAGCTTGTCCATTCTACGGCTCACGCAAAATCGCCGTTCAGTTGCATCCTGAGTTTGGTGTTTCGCGCCCAACGGTGCAAGCCTATATGCGCGAAATGGGCATTTTTGCCCTGGTTCCAGGTCCGCACACAAGTACACCTGCCCCACAGCACCAGATTTATCCATACCTGCTGCGAAACGTGACCGCCGCGCGTCCCAATCACATCTGGGGCATCGACATTACCTACATCCGACTTCAGCATGGCTGGCTGTACCTCACGGCAGTGCTGGACTGGTATTCTCGCTATGTTCTGAGTTGGGCGCTCAGTCAGACCCTGGAGATGGAGTTCGTGCTAACCGCCGTGGACAATGCTTTATTCCAAGCCAAGCCTGAAATCTGGAATAGCGATCAAGGTAGCCACTTCACCAGCCCGAAATATTTGGAGCGCCTACAGCGTGAAGAAATCAAGATCAGCATGGATGGACGCGGACGCGCCGTGGATAACATTTTCACTGAAAGATTGTGGCGCACCATCAAGTACGAAGAAGTTTATCTGCATGAATACGCCAGCCCAAAGGAGGCTCATCGACAGCTCGCCAATTACATCCGTTTCTACAATTTTCAACGTCCCCACCAGGCGCTGGATTACCTGACGCCCGCGCAAGTGCATGGGGCTTGCAAGCCCCATGCACTTGCAGTAGACTCAACCTTAACAAATCACTCCACCTTAAACTAA
- a CDS encoding restriction endonuclease subunit S — MTNDWQTVELSKVMRLEIDAVPVNSQSEFQMAGVYSFARGLFKREALPNTQTTYKFFHRLHKDMFVISVPKGWEGALARVTENFNGMFLSPVFPTFRANPKELDIRYFEWYCRQSKVWDELRRKSRGIGARRESISAEKFLSLEIPLPPLDEQRRIVEYVETTSALVANALSLREEADLETEILAFATARKIFANLDAEIIELGELVDQTRNGIQTGPFGAQLGSGDFIESGHPVITIGNVQFTGLETRNKLKFISKAKAKQLARFAAQEGDILFARMGTVGRCCVVPKEAEGWIYNYHLIRVALDKTKAEPRYIHWLIRASEDIETKLGDKIRGATREGVNSKIVASLPCRVPPLDEQRRIVAYLDSVQARLASLRELQSATGEELSALLPSVLDRAFKGEM, encoded by the coding sequence ATGACAAACGATTGGCAAACTGTCGAACTCAGCAAAGTAATGCGGCTTGAAATTGATGCCGTGCCAGTTAACTCTCAATCAGAATTTCAAATGGCAGGTGTATATAGCTTCGCACGTGGACTTTTCAAAAGAGAAGCATTACCGAACACTCAAACAACCTACAAATTCTTTCACCGTCTTCATAAAGATATGTTTGTTATTAGCGTGCCAAAAGGTTGGGAAGGCGCATTGGCTCGTGTTACCGAAAATTTCAATGGGATGTTTTTATCCCCTGTTTTTCCAACATTTCGAGCGAATCCAAAGGAATTAGATATTCGATACTTTGAATGGTATTGCCGCCAATCAAAAGTCTGGGATGAATTAAGAAGAAAATCACGTGGTATTGGAGCAAGACGGGAGTCTATCTCTGCTGAAAAGTTTCTCTCACTTGAAATTCCTCTTCCACCATTGGATGAACAACGCCGAATCGTTGAGTACGTCGAAACTACTTCCGCCCTTGTCGCAAACGCACTGTCTTTGAGAGAAGAAGCGGATTTAGAAACAGAAATACTTGCGTTTGCAACAGCAAGAAAAATATTTGCAAATCTTGACGCTGAAATAATTGAACTTGGTGAATTAGTTGACCAAACACGAAATGGAATTCAAACAGGACCATTTGGTGCTCAATTAGGTTCTGGCGATTTTATTGAAAGCGGGCATCCTGTTATCACAATTGGTAACGTTCAATTCACTGGTTTGGAAACTCGCAATAAATTGAAATTTATCAGCAAAGCAAAGGCAAAACAACTTGCTCGCTTTGCTGCCCAAGAAGGCGATATTCTCTTTGCAAGAATGGGAACCGTCGGACGTTGTTGTGTTGTTCCTAAAGAAGCGGAAGGTTGGATTTATAACTATCATTTGATTCGTGTTGCTCTGGATAAAACAAAAGCAGAACCAAGATATATTCATTGGCTTATACGAGCATCAGAAGATATAGAAACTAAATTAGGCGATAAGATACGTGGTGCTACACGAGAAGGTGTAAATTCCAAAATTGTTGCATCATTACCTTGTCGCGTTCCCCCGCTCGACGAACAGCGGCGTATCGTGGCGTATCTTGATAGTGTCCAAGCGCGGCTGGCGTCGCTGCGGGAGTTACAGTCCGCTACGGGGGAGGAATTGTCCGCGTTGCTACCGTCCGTGCTGGATAGGGCGTTTAAGGGAGAGATGTAA
- a CDS encoding class I SAM-dependent DNA methyltransferase — MPKKPTPQSQNSKASLSSLIKSARDIMRKDAGLNGDLDRLPQLSWILFLKCYDDLEIRREEDAKATRQKYKPIIPPPYRWRDWASNENEGATGEDLIKFVNDGLLPALRGLSGSDERLKVAEVFKETYNRMLSGYLLRDVVNLVDGIHFQSKDEIFTLAHLYESMLKEMRDAAGDSGEFYTPRPVVKLIVDRTKPRLGETVLDPACGTGGFLVEAYEYLKPLAKNSKDQIKLQSETLYGVEKKPLPYLLGTMNLLLHGVENPNIRRDNALKNPLNEIGEKDRFDVIVTNPPFGGEEEAGIQLNFPESLRASETALLFMQFVMRSLKHGGRCGVVVPNGFLFGDGVSARIKEQLLRNFDLHTIVRLPNGVFAPYTGIPTNLLFFVRPERSAAQSKDLTTTDIWFYEHTLPESVKNYTKTRPMQFEEFAPLIEWWDAREENEHAWKVRADDVLKYDENKNLLSANLDIKNPNSKEDLAHLPPQELAESILVKEKQIAELMDDIKSLLAKGL; from the coding sequence ATGCCAAAGAAACCAACACCACAATCGCAAAATTCAAAAGCATCCCTCTCTTCCCTCATAAAATCCGCCCGCGACATCATGCGGAAGGATGCGGGGTTGAATGGGGATTTGGATCGGTTGCCGCAGTTGTCGTGGATTTTGTTTTTGAAGTGTTATGACGATTTGGAGATTCGGCGGGAGGAGGATGCGAAGGCGACGCGGCAGAAGTATAAGCCGATTATTCCGCCACCGTATCGCTGGCGGGATTGGGCGTCGAATGAGAATGAGGGGGCGACGGGCGAGGATTTGATCAAGTTCGTCAATGATGGCTTACTGCCTGCGTTGCGCGGACTTTCGGGGTCGGATGAACGCTTGAAGGTGGCAGAGGTCTTCAAGGAAACGTACAACCGCATGCTCTCGGGCTATCTGCTGCGGGATGTGGTCAACCTGGTGGATGGAATCCACTTTCAATCGAAGGATGAGATCTTCACGCTGGCGCATTTGTATGAGTCGATGCTGAAGGAGATGCGCGACGCGGCGGGCGATAGCGGGGAGTTTTACACACCCCGTCCCGTAGTAAAACTGATCGTAGACAGAACCAAGCCGCGGCTGGGAGAGACCGTTCTCGATCCCGCCTGCGGCACGGGCGGATTTTTAGTCGAGGCGTATGAATATCTCAAACCGCTGGCGAAGAATTCCAAAGACCAGATCAAGTTGCAGAGCGAGACGTTGTACGGCGTGGAGAAGAAGCCGCTGCCGTATTTGCTCGGGACGATGAACCTGCTGCTGCACGGCGTCGAGAATCCGAACATCCGCCGCGATAACGCCTTGAAGAACCCGCTGAACGAGATCGGGGAGAAAGACCGCTTTGACGTGATCGTGACCAACCCGCCCTTCGGCGGCGAGGAGGAGGCGGGCATTCAGTTGAACTTCCCCGAGTCGCTGCGCGCCAGCGAGACCGCCCTGCTGTTCATGCAGTTCGTGATGCGCTCGCTGAAACACGGCGGGCGCTGCGGCGTGGTGGTGCCCAATGGATTTTTATTCGGCGACGGCGTTTCGGCGCGCATCAAGGAGCAACTGCTGCGAAACTTTGACCTGCATACGATTGTCCGCCTGCCAAACGGAGTCTTTGCGCCTTATACGGGTATCCCGACCAATCTGCTTTTCTTCGTTCGTCCTGAGCGTAGCGCAGCGCAGTCGAAGGACCTGACGACAACTGATATATGGTTCTATGAGCATACTCTCCCCGAAAGCGTGAAGAACTATACCAAGACACGCCCAATGCAGTTCGAGGAGTTTGCGCCGCTGATTGAATGGTGGGATGCGCGTGAGGAAAACGAACACGCGTGGAAGGTACGCGCCGATGATGTTTTGAAATATGACGAGAATAAAAATCTGCTTTCAGCCAATCTCGATATTAAGAATCCAAACAGTAAAGAGGATTTGGCACATCTACCGCCACAAGAACTGGCGGAGAGCATCCTTGTCAAAGAGAAACAGATTGCCGAGTTGATGGATGATATCAAGAGTTTATTGGCTAAGGGGTTGTAA
- a CDS encoding DEAD/DEAH box helicase family protein produces MPTEADTCRTYIVPKLHTSGWEDEYISEQMVLTPGRIVPIGDRHTRKEGLRPDYTLFIRQNIPIAVVEAKAEYAHPAKGLQQAIQYAEMMGLKFAYSSNGKGIVEHDFITGMERDLDSFPSPDELWGRLKGTFKFEDEKDETDALSQYWEEVGGKSPRYYQQVAINKTVNAVLEGQNRILLTMATGTGKTFVAFQIVWRLWKSKRRKRILYLADRNVLIDQAKDHTFSPMGQALHKIKGRATKSREVYFSLYQALANPITGNNLYEQYPKDFFDLIIVDECHRGSANEEGSWRKILDYFDSATQIGMTATPKRDDNVDTYNYFGDPIYTYSLKQGIDDGFLAPYRVYRVIPDVDASGLQIDPGVLDRFGREIPPDLYGTKDFERLISLLSRTEVVARHLTEYLKRTNRFDKTIVFCVDQEHALDMRKALNNLNADLSKIHVHYVARVVSDEQAVGRGHLDNFQDPEKEVPVILTTSQMLTTGVDAPTCRNIVLFKPINSMIDFKQIIGRGTRVSEEHNKFWFTIIDYVGATQLFYDPAFDGDPVRVMKSEIDKDGNETKIEDSEEGTLEPEVENKEEEAVREIQMRLGELPRKYYLDNVQVYIAGEQAFELDPEGNVLKTVQFTDYVTENIRRLNLTAEHLKQSWSKAEQRIEILNQLRARGIDPDHLAHVVHQEDADALDLLLHVAYNAPLVTRRERAEMLRQKKANFFNTFTPAAREILETLLEKYADYGVGEFDQLPRVLQVSPFDRYGSTYEIYQLFGGAEKMLQAVDELQKFLYE; encoded by the coding sequence ATGCCAACAGAAGCCGATACCTGTAGAACGTATATTGTCCCCAAATTACATACATCTGGTTGGGAGGATGAATACATCTCCGAGCAGATGGTGTTGACGCCCGGGCGTATCGTGCCCATCGGTGACAGGCACACACGCAAGGAAGGCTTGCGCCCTGATTACACCTTGTTCATTCGGCAAAATATTCCCATCGCGGTTGTGGAAGCGAAAGCGGAATACGCCCACCCCGCCAAAGGTTTACAGCAAGCCATTCAATATGCAGAAATGATGGGGCTGAAATTTGCGTATTCAAGCAATGGCAAGGGAATTGTAGAACATGATTTTATTACGGGGATGGAACGTGATTTGGACTCGTTTCCGTCGCCTGATGAATTATGGGGAAGACTCAAAGGTACCTTCAAGTTTGAAGATGAAAAAGATGAGACTGATGCATTGTCTCAATATTGGGAAGAAGTGGGCGGGAAGTCGCCGCGTTACTACCAGCAGGTTGCCATTAACAAGACTGTAAATGCCGTTCTGGAGGGGCAAAACCGCATTCTGCTCACAATGGCAACAGGAACAGGCAAGACCTTTGTTGCGTTTCAAATCGTCTGGCGGTTGTGGAAATCGAAGCGCAGGAAACGCATTTTATATCTGGCAGACCGCAATGTCTTGATAGACCAGGCCAAAGACCATACTTTCTCCCCAATGGGACAGGCGTTGCACAAGATAAAAGGCAGGGCAACCAAGAGCCGCGAAGTTTACTTTTCGTTATATCAGGCTTTGGCAAACCCCATTACGGGCAACAATCTTTACGAACAGTATCCCAAGGACTTCTTTGATTTGATCATTGTGGACGAGTGTCATCGGGGCTCTGCCAACGAAGAAGGCAGTTGGCGCAAGATTTTGGATTACTTCGACTCGGCAACGCAAATTGGCATGACTGCCACGCCCAAGCGAGATGATAACGTAGATACGTATAATTATTTCGGCGACCCGATATACACGTATAGCCTGAAACAAGGCATTGACGATGGCTTTCTTGCTCCCTATCGGGTGTATCGTGTCATCCCCGATGTGGATGCGAGCGGACTTCAGATTGACCCCGGCGTGTTGGATCGCTTTGGGCGTGAAATCCCACCTGATTTGTACGGGACAAAAGATTTTGAGCGACTTATATCTTTGCTTTCCCGCACAGAAGTTGTCGCAAGGCATTTGACGGAATATCTCAAACGAACCAATCGCTTTGATAAAACGATTGTCTTCTGTGTTGACCAGGAACACGCATTGGACATGCGCAAGGCGTTGAACAACTTGAATGCCGACTTGTCGAAAATTCACGTGCATTATGTTGCGCGGGTGGTAAGCGACGAACAGGCAGTCGGTCGCGGACATTTGGATAACTTTCAGGACCCTGAGAAGGAAGTGCCTGTTATTCTCACCACGTCGCAGATGTTGACCACGGGTGTGGATGCTCCCACCTGTCGCAATATTGTTTTGTTCAAGCCAATCAATTCGATGATTGATTTCAAGCAAATTATTGGGCGCGGGACGCGGGTTTCGGAAGAGCATAACAAATTCTGGTTCACGATCATTGACTATGTGGGTGCGACGCAGTTGTTCTATGACCCTGCCTTTGACGGCGACCCTGTGCGGGTGATGAAATCCGAGATTGACAAAGACGGCAATGAGACAAAGATCGAAGATAGCGAAGAAGGGACACTGGAGCCTGAGGTCGAGAATAAGGAAGAAGAGGCTGTTCGAGAAATTCAAATGCGTCTTGGCGAACTGCCGCGCAAGTATTATCTCGATAATGTGCAGGTCTACATCGCGGGCGAGCAGGCCTTTGAACTTGACCCTGAAGGGAATGTACTCAAGACGGTTCAATTCACGGATTATGTAACTGAGAATATCCGCCGCTTGAATTTGACAGCAGAGCATTTGAAGCAGAGTTGGTCGAAGGCGGAACAACGGATAGAGATTTTGAACCAATTACGCGCCCGCGGCATTGACCCTGACCACCTTGCGCATGTCGTGCATCAGGAAGATGCTGATGCACTCGATTTGCTGTTGCATGTGGCATATAACGCTCCGCTGGTAACGCGCCGTGAACGGGCTGAGATGTTGCGCCAGAAGAAGGCTAATTTCTTTAATACGTTTACGCCCGCGGCAAGGGAGATTTTGGAAACCCTGCTGGAGAAGTATGCGGATTATGGGGTTGGCGAGTTTGACCAGTTGCCGCGCGTGTTGCAAGTCTCGCCGTTTGACCGCTATGGCTCGACCTACGAGATTTACCAGTTATTCGGCGGGGCGGAGAAGATGCTGCAGGCGGTGGATGAGTTGCAGAAGTTTTTGTATGAATGA
- a CDS encoding EamA family transporter, translating to MQKKAVLFGLFAGLSFGIATPVSKLLLDSLSGYMLAGLLYFGAALVFLPYMVKNFRADFRPALLKNNGLKLLGIITFGGILGPLFLLAGLNNANSTSVSIWLNFELVATALLGVLFFKEHLSRYALLGVLFTILSGILISLNEDVTGLKAGIFVMIACIFWGLDNHLTATVDGISSQATTFIKGLVGGTVNVVLAVVFSNPSDLLQSQAALAVLLGMVSYGISIVLYVSASQIIGATRGQILFSASPLWGITGAAIFLAEPVNWTTLASFVLLSIGVVFSNVRGHTHAHSHMVIQHIHLHTHTDGHHFHEHGNPAKEASHIHIHSHGKLHHGHDHFPDLQHRHDH from the coding sequence ATGCAGAAAAAAGCGGTTTTGTTTGGACTATTTGCCGGACTATCGTTTGGAATAGCAACTCCTGTAAGCAAATTACTTTTGGATTCTTTAAGCGGTTATATGTTGGCGGGGTTGTTGTATTTCGGCGCGGCGCTGGTGTTCCTGCCGTATATGGTCAAAAATTTCAGGGCGGATTTTCGCCCGGCTTTGCTGAAAAATAATGGTCTGAAATTACTGGGAATAATCACGTTCGGCGGTATATTGGGTCCCCTGTTTTTATTGGCTGGCTTAAATAACGCAAATTCAACATCGGTTTCCATCTGGTTGAATTTCGAACTTGTAGCCACTGCGCTGTTGGGTGTGCTGTTTTTTAAGGAACATTTATCAAGATACGCGCTGTTGGGTGTTTTGTTTACCATATTGTCGGGGATACTCATCTCCCTTAATGAAGATGTGACCGGTTTGAAGGCGGGAATATTTGTCATGATTGCCTGTATTTTTTGGGGATTGGATAATCATTTGACTGCTACCGTGGATGGCATCTCGTCGCAGGCAACGACGTTCATTAAGGGGTTGGTGGGCGGCACGGTCAATGTTGTCCTTGCCGTTGTGTTTTCCAACCCGTCAGATTTGCTGCAGAGCCAGGCGGCGCTGGCGGTTCTTCTGGGAATGGTATCGTACGGCATTAGTATTGTTCTTTATGTTTCAGCCTCACAGATCATAGGGGCAACGCGCGGACAGATATTGTTTAGCGCTTCGCCGCTTTGGGGGATCACTGGAGCTGCTATATTTCTGGCAGAACCAGTAAATTGGACAACCTTAGCGTCGTTTGTTTTGTTATCCATAGGTGTTGTTTTTTCAAATGTCAGGGGGCATACTCATGCTCATTCCCACATGGTGATTCAACACATTCATCTCCATACGCACACGGACGGCCATCATTTTCATGAGCATGGAAATCCAGCCAAAGAAGCGTCGCATATCCATATTCATTCGCATGGGAAACTGCATCATGGTCATGATCATTTTCCTGATTTGCAGCACAGGCATGACCACTAA
- a CDS encoding protein kinase has product MTEGTLLNDRYQLLERLGSGGMAEVYRARDVVLDRYVAIKVLREDYSDNEGFQSQFRLEARAAANLSHPNIVTVHDFGFADHLLYIVMEYIPGKDLKQLIRERGRFTVQDGIPLLTQACAGIGYAHRAGLVHCDVKPHNMLVAPDGRLKVTDFGIARALATIAPTERTDVVWGSPLYFAPEQAAGEAPTPASDVYSLGVVLYEVLSGTPPFTASSADELARLHISARPVPIREYIPDIPSTLEEIIMKVISKEPSARYRTADQLGRVLLKFGTQPDPKPAPLSTSPSVITLNPEVAGRLAPQPAPVQDFPPQQTPHPQPAPAFAAESESPAEDIDWVSVGLGLLAVLAVGGLIPFWLMIYLTYNPPVR; this is encoded by the coding sequence ATGACCGAAGGCACACTGCTCAACGACCGTTATCAACTGCTGGAAAGGCTCGGCTCCGGGGGCATGGCGGAGGTCTACCGCGCGCGCGACGTGGTGCTCGACCGCTACGTTGCCATCAAGGTCCTGCGCGAGGATTATTCGGACAACGAGGGGTTTCAGAGCCAGTTTCGCCTGGAGGCGCGCGCCGCCGCCAACCTTTCGCACCCGAACATCGTCACCGTGCATGATTTCGGTTTTGCCGATCACCTGCTCTACATCGTCATGGAATATATCCCCGGCAAGGACTTGAAACAACTTATCCGCGAACGCGGACGCTTCACCGTGCAGGACGGAATTCCGCTGCTCACACAGGCCTGCGCGGGTATCGGGTATGCCCATCGCGCCGGACTCGTCCACTGTGATGTCAAGCCGCATAACATGCTGGTTGCCCCGGACGGCCGCCTCAAAGTGACCGACTTTGGCATTGCGCGCGCCCTCGCCACCATCGCCCCCACAGAGCGCACGGATGTTGTCTGGGGATCGCCGCTTTACTTTGCTCCCGAACAGGCCGCAGGGGAAGCGCCCACGCCCGCCTCGGATGTCTATTCGCTTGGCGTTGTGCTGTATGAAGTGCTGAGCGGCACGCCGCCCTTCACCGCCTCCTCCGCCGATGAACTTGCGCGTTTGCACATTTCCGCGCGCCCCGTTCCCATCCGCGAATATATCCCGGACATCCCCTCCACGCTCGAAGAGATCATCATGAAGGTGATTTCCAAGGAACCCTCCGCGCGGTATCGCACCGCCGATCAGCTCGGGCGCGTCCTGTTGAAATTTGGAACCCAGCCCGACCCAAAACCGGCGCCGCTCTCCACCTCCCCGTCTGTGATCACATTGAATCCTGAAGTTGCCGGGCGGCTTGCGCCTCAACCTGCACCCGTGCAGGATTTTCCTCCCCAACAGACGCCTCATCCCCAACCCGCGCCTGCTTTTGCTGCGGAGAGCGAGTCCCCCGCCGAGGACATCGACTGGGTCTCCGTCGGCCTTGGCTTGCTTGCCGTGCTGGCGGTCGGCGGACTGATCCCATTCTGGTTGATGATCTACCTGACCTACAATCCCCCGGTTCGGTGA
- the rpe gene encoding ribulose-phosphate 3-epimerase: MNQFILAPSIIASDFTRLAEEVRACESAGADWLHVDVMDGHFVPTITVGPLFMEACKRASKLPLDVHLMISEPEKHLEEFAKAGAGNITVHVETCPDLGSVVKRIKSLGCTAGITLHPATPASALDAALPLADLVLVMSVNPGYSGQTFMPAMIGKVEEIRNKLNALRSNAHLEVDGGINMETLPWMKNAGANAFVAGSAVFKHPRGAAAGVRILREIASS, translated from the coding sequence ATGAATCAATTCATCCTCGCCCCCTCCATCATTGCCTCGGACTTCACCCGCCTTGCCGAAGAGGTTCGCGCCTGCGAATCTGCCGGCGCAGACTGGCTCCATGTGGATGTGATGGACGGGCACTTTGTGCCGACCATCACCGTCGGTCCGCTCTTTATGGAAGCCTGCAAACGCGCATCCAAACTTCCATTGGACGTGCATCTGATGATCTCGGAGCCCGAAAAACATCTTGAAGAGTTTGCAAAAGCGGGGGCGGGGAATATCACCGTCCACGTTGAGACCTGTCCCGATCTGGGCAGCGTTGTAAAAAGGATCAAGTCACTTGGCTGTACGGCGGGCATCACGTTACACCCGGCCACACCCGCCTCGGCATTGGATGCGGCGCTTCCATTGGCTGACCTGGTCCTGGTCATGAGCGTGAACCCCGGCTACTCGGGTCAAACATTCATGCCCGCGATGATCGGCAAGGTGGAGGAAATTCGGAACAAACTGAACGCGCTTCGTTCCAACGCGCATCTCGAAGTGGATGGGGGTATCAATATGGAAACCCTGCCATGGATGAAAAACGCCGGTGCAAACGCATTCGTGGCTGGCAGTGCCGTATTCAAACACCCGCGCGGAGCCGCGGCAGGGGTGCGGATTTTAAGAGAGATTGCATCTTCATAA
- the rpmB gene encoding 50S ribosomal protein L28 has translation MAKCNHCGKATTFGHNRSFSQHATNRKFKPNLQKVSVMEKGRMVRKTLCAKCIKTLGKSAT, from the coding sequence ATGGCTAAGTGCAATCACTGCGGCAAGGCAACCACCTTCGGACATAACCGTTCCTTCTCCCAGCACGCCACCAACCGCAAGTTCAAACCCAACTTGCAAAAGGTCTCCGTGATGGAAAAGGGTCGTATGGTCAGGAAAACGCTGTGCGCCAAGTGCATCAAGACGCTCGGCAAATCTGCGACATAG
- a CDS encoding Asp23/Gls24 family envelope stress response protein: protein MGEETTSLGGIHISPNAVATIAYRATLESYGVVGLAPKNLADGIVSQITREPSRGISVHYKDGEIHIDLNIIVEYGTRITSVAESVANTVRFHVEKALGLRINSVNVHIAGLRISDTD, encoded by the coding sequence ATGGGCGAAGAAACTACATCTTTGGGCGGGATCCATATCTCGCCGAATGCGGTGGCGACGATTGCGTATCGTGCCACTCTCGAATCGTACGGCGTGGTTGGGCTTGCGCCGAAAAACCTTGCAGACGGGATTGTTTCGCAGATCACACGCGAGCCTTCCCGCGGCATATCCGTCCATTACAAGGACGGCGAGATCCATATTGATCTTAACATTATCGTCGAATACGGCACGCGCATCACCTCGGTTGCCGAGAGTGTGGCGAATACCGTGCGCTTCCATGTGGAAAAGGCGCTGGGCTTGCGGATCAATTCAGTCAATGTGCATATCGCGGGTCTGCGCATCAGCGACACGGATTAG